GATGTCGAATTGTGATGATACTTCCAAAATCTGGTACATCGGGCAAGTGTATTCGGATGTCATCATCTAATGAAAGCATTCCTTCATCTAATAACGTAGCGATGGCAAATCCCGCAAATTGCTTGGATATTGAAGCGATATCGAAGATGATTGTCGTGGTAATTGGGATGTCGTATTCCAGATTCGCCATACCGTATCCTCGTTTATAGATGATCTTACTGTCTCTGATAACCGCCAGAGCAGCACCGGGAGAATCTGATCGATTCCACTCTGCAAATAGTTGATCAACTTGCGGCTCAAGTGCCTCGTGAATTGTCATTGCTGTTTCCTCTTTATTAATTATTATTATGTATGCTTAGGAGTTAACTCTGAGGTGCTCTCAACTGTTAAAACGCTCGCAGTACCTTTGCTATCAGACGTTGTTTGAATTCCAAAGCGTTTGGATCGCCAAGGATAATGAAAAAGTCCGTGCCGACATAGCCTGATCGGCGTAATGCGAAGTAGATGTTGATACTCTCGTCTCGCCAGATTAACCGACTGCCAAGGCTCAAGGCGGGACTGAAGTCATAAGTGAGCGTTAGAATCTGTTGGTAGCGTCTCTCAAAATGCCACTGGATTTGTGAGGAGAATCCTGCGGTGAAGCCGTAGGCGCGGAGATTTAGATTTCCGCTGATGCGATGAATTCGTCCACCTGCCTGTTCACCCGTATTGTAGGTAATACCGACATTATTAAACCTGTCAGAAGCACGCGCACGTAATCCGATGCTGAAAACACTATCGCTGAATTCTTCAAATTGTCCGCCCCTCCAGCCAGCGGCAAGCGCATAGTCGCTATGTGTTAGGATAAGTGAAGATACATAGAAGTCACGCCGGAAGACCTCACCTTCATAAGTGTTAGAGATTTGGCTTTGGACAGAAACGGAGGCTCTGCGGAAGAATCCTTCACGCCATTCGTTTTTGATGAAACTACCCAAACCCACGCCGCGGTAGCCGGTGAAGGGAAGGTAACCGAGTCTATTGACGAAATCTGGATCTATAAAAAATGCGGACAGGTAGGGTTGGAAAAGCGGTCCGTTGTAGCCTATACTGACGAACCCATTCCTTCCGCCCGATTCGCCTGCCCAAGTTTGGATGAGGTTAGAACCTACTGAAAATTTACCGTACCGCATGTCCCCGGAAAGATAACCGACATTGTTCGCTCCAGTGTCCCGGTGATGATGCGAAAGGAACGCCGCGCTGATATTAGATGTTGCTGTGAGCGATTGTGAGACTTGAAGAATAGCGTTCTGGTTGTTTCGGTGATACGTGCCTAAGGTGCCGACTGAGGTGTTTTTCGCAAGTTTGCCAAAGAGTTTAAGCCCTCCGTCCATATCCATTATCCG
This DNA window, taken from Candidatus Poribacteria bacterium, encodes the following:
- a CDS encoding DUF5916 domain-containing protein: METAAQIVQDGWVVEMEIPWQMLDYPDTTKPVRMGINIDRLQQRTGERSWWCNLGVQEFRENDGHWIDVLPPPRTRELKLLPYLIGGISEKETDDREYTARAGADIRYEVTPQLRLIGTANPDFDNIEQAVEGIDFSYGERYVPDRRPFFLEGGNVYRLRRLFHSRRIMDMDGGLKLFGKLAKNTSVGTLGTYHRNNQNAILQVSQSLTATSNISAAFLSHHHRDTGANNVGYLSGDMRYGKFSVGSNLIQTWAGESGGRNGFVSIGYNGPLFQPYLSAFFIDPDFVNRLGYLPFTGYRGVGLGSFIKNEWREGFFRRASVSVQSQISNTYEGEVFRRDFYVSSLILTHSDYALAAGWRGGQFEEFSDSVFSIGLRARASDRFNNVGITYNTGEQAGGRIHRISGNLNLRAYGFTAGFSSQIQWHFERRYQQILTLTYDFSPALSLGSRLIWRDESINIYFALRRSGYVGTDFFIILGDPNALEFKQRLIAKVLRAF